TGCTATTGTAGCCAGTGCAGTTAGTTCAAGAAAACTTTTTCTTTTTGATGACAATAATTTTTTACCCAATATCTCTTCAGCCAATCGAAAAACTAATCCGGTATTAGCAAAATTTTTAAAAGGAAAATCATCTCCCGGCTGTTTTGGATCCATGATAATTGAAGCATTGGGAAGTTTATCTAAGGGTTGATGATGATCAACGATTACTAAATCAAAACCTATTTTTTTAGCAATTTCAGCTTCATTAAAATTAGTAATTCCACAATCAAGAACAATAAGGAGTGCGTCTTTTTTACCAAGTTTATCTTTTAAATATTTTAGTGCTTTATCATTTATTCCATAACCTTCTTTCTCTCGATCAGGGAAATATACAGTAAAAACTTTACCACCTAATTCTTCTATTACTTCTTCAAGAATAATAACCGACGAAGTTCCGTCGAGATCTGCATCACCGTAAAGAATTATTTTCTCCTTATCTTTAACAGCTTGCTTTATTCTATTTGCAACTAATTCTATATTTTTAATCTTCATATCCTAATACTTTTAATCCGGGTAAATTTCCTTGAGTCAAAAAATAAAGCATTGCACCCCCTCCGGTTGATACATGATCCATATTATCTCTAATTTTAAATTTATGTAAGGCTAATCCAGTATCTCCACCACCTATTATTCTAAATGCGCCGAAATTACGACTTATTGCCTTCCCTATTTCTCGTGTTCCGTTTTCAAATCTAGAATCTTCAAATAACCCTAAAGGTCCCGCCCATATTATCATTTTTGCATCTTTAATAATATCAGAATACATCCTAATAGTTTCAGGACCTATATCAAAAATATTATCATCTTTTTTAGTCGCTCCCGGAGCAATAATATGAAGACAATCATCGCAACTCGAATCTGAAACTATTAAATCAACGGGTAAATGTATTTTAGGCGATGTAAGTTCAATTGTTTTAATGACATTAACTACATCTTCTTCTGGCCAAGATCTATTAGGAGACATGCCCTTAACAACTAGTACATCATTAGCTAACTTACCACCCAAAAGAACATGATCAGCCATTAAAAGAAAAGAATTTATTACCTTAGCTTTTGATGATATTTTTGCTCCCCCAATTATTACTACCAATGGTCTCCGTGGATCTTTTCTTACCTTCGAGAGAACGTTAACCTCTTTTACTAGCTCTATTCCGGCACAATTAGGTAATAATTTGGGAAGCCAAAAAACCGAAGCGTGTTCTCTGTGACAAACCGAAAAAGCCTCATTTACATAATGATCTCCCAATCTAGCTATTTTTTTTGCAAATTCAATACTATTATTTTTTTCTCCATCGAAAAATCTCAAGTTCTCTAAGAGATAAACTTTGGGAAATGGATCATTTTTAATTTCGGCCTCAATCTCACTGTTTGGCTCTTGAATAAAAGAAACCTTCTCATTCAATAATTCTTCGATTCTGGGAAGTATTTTTTTAGAACTCTTTTTGTCCCCCAAATGAGTCATTAGAATAATTTTTGCCCCCCAAGAAAGAAGATATTGTATAGTTGGCAAAGCTGATCTTATTCTGAAATCATCATAAATAACTCCCTTTTCATCAAAGGAAACATTAAAGTCACACCTAACTAAAACTGTTTTACCTCTAAACTTATAATTTTTAAGTAATTTCATCATTCTTCTTTTTTATTTTTCCCAATGAGTTTTGTAATGCACCCCTTAGTTTATTAACATCGACGCTTTTTTTTGGCT
This genomic window from Candidatus Nealsonbacteria bacterium contains:
- a CDS encoding phosphoglycerate kinase; translation: MKLLKNYKFRGKTVLVRCDFNVSFDEKGVIYDDFRIRSALPTIQYLLSWGAKIILMTHLGDKKSSKKILPRIEELLNEKVSFIQEPNSEIEAEIKNDPFPKVYLLENLRFFDGEKNNSIEFAKKIARLGDHYVNEAFSVCHREHASVFWLPKLLPNCAGIELVKEVNVLSKVRKDPRRPLVVIIGGAKISSKAKVINSFLLMADHVLLGGKLANDVLVVKGMSPNRSWPEEDVVNVIKTIELTSPKIHLPVDLIVSDSSCDDCLHIIAPGATKKDDNIFDIGPETIRMYSDIIKDAKMIIWAGPLGLFEDSRFENGTREIGKAISRNFGAFRIIGGGDTGLALHKFKIRDNMDHVSTGGGAMLYFLTQGNLPGLKVLGYED